A single window of Achromobacter xylosoxidans DNA harbors:
- a CDS encoding MdtB/MuxB family multidrug efflux RND transporter permease subunit, with protein MSPSRLFILRPVATTLSMVAILIAGFIAYRMLPVSALPEVDYPTIQVTTLYPGASPDVMTSLVTSPLERQFGQMPGLNQMSSTSSGGASVITMQFNLTLPLDVAEQQVQAAINAASNLLPSDLPVPPTYNKVNPADAAVLTLAITSPTMPLPQVRDLVDTRVAQKLSQIPGVGLVSVAGGQRPAVRVQVNPQALAANGLGLTDLRAAVVGANVNQPKGNLDGPLRSTTINANDQLKSPTDYNDLIIAYKNNAPLRLSDVARAVEGAEDTRQAAWAGDKPAILLNIQRQPGANVIDVVNRIQALLPQLRAALPATLDVAVVSDRTQTIRDSVADVQFEMLLAVALVVMVTFVFLRSLTATLIPSVVVPLSLVGTFGIMYLAGFSINNLTLMALTIATGFVVDDAIVMIENIARHIEEGETPLQAALKGAQQIGFTLISLTFSLIAVLIPLLFMTEVVGRLFREFAITLAVSILISLVVSLTLTPMMCARLLRAESEQKHGRFHQVTGAFIDRTIAAYDRMLQKVLRHQPLTLLVALATFALTVLLYILVPKGFFPQQDTGLIQAITQAPQSISFTAMAERQQAAARLALEDPDVQAVSSFIGVDGSNATLSAGRMQIALKPQAERNGDLRTVMARLQQAFGKQDGLTVYMQPVQDLTIEDRVSRTQYQMTLSNPDLKVLSEWTPKLIDRLRQVPGLKDVTDDLQDDGLQTWVEIDRDAASRLGITASVVDEALYDAFGQRLISTIFTQSSQYRVVLEVQPQFQMNPAALGQIHVPTSTGAQVPLSSIARITEGKTVLAVNRLDQFPMVTVSFNLAPGASLSAAVEAITAAEAEIGMPASVETRFQGAALAFQNSLSSTLWLILAAIVTMYIVLGVLYESYIHPITILSTLPSAGVGALLALLISGTELDMIGIIGIILLIGIVKKNAIMMIDFALDAERKRGLSPRAAIHEAALLRFRPILMTTLAALFGALPLMLSTGTGAELRQPLGLVMVGGLLLSQVLTLFTTPVIYLMFDRMSRRWRGMREARAGSAP; from the coding sequence GTGAGCCCGTCGCGCCTGTTCATCCTGCGGCCCGTGGCCACCACGCTGTCGATGGTGGCCATCCTGATCGCGGGCTTCATTGCTTACCGCATGCTGCCGGTGTCGGCGCTGCCCGAAGTCGACTACCCCACCATCCAGGTGACCACGCTGTATCCGGGCGCCAGCCCGGACGTGATGACGTCGCTGGTGACCTCGCCGCTGGAACGGCAGTTCGGCCAGATGCCGGGCCTGAACCAGATGTCGTCGACCAGTTCGGGCGGCGCCTCGGTCATCACCATGCAGTTCAACCTGACGCTGCCGCTGGACGTGGCCGAGCAGCAGGTGCAGGCCGCCATCAACGCGGCATCCAACCTGCTGCCCAGCGACCTGCCGGTGCCGCCGACCTACAACAAGGTCAACCCGGCCGACGCGGCGGTGCTGACGCTGGCCATCACCTCGCCCACCATGCCGCTGCCGCAGGTGCGCGACCTGGTCGATACGCGGGTGGCGCAGAAGCTGTCGCAGATCCCCGGCGTGGGCCTGGTGAGCGTGGCGGGCGGGCAGCGTCCGGCCGTGCGGGTGCAGGTCAATCCGCAGGCGCTGGCGGCCAATGGCCTGGGGCTGACCGACCTGCGCGCCGCCGTGGTGGGCGCCAACGTCAACCAGCCCAAGGGCAACCTGGACGGGCCGCTGCGCTCGACCACCATCAACGCCAATGACCAGCTCAAGTCGCCCACCGACTACAACGACCTGATCATCGCCTACAAGAACAACGCGCCGCTGCGCCTGTCGGACGTGGCGCGCGCGGTCGAGGGCGCCGAGGACACGCGCCAGGCCGCCTGGGCCGGCGACAAGCCGGCCATCCTGCTGAACATCCAGCGCCAGCCCGGCGCCAACGTCATCGACGTGGTCAACCGCATCCAGGCGCTGCTGCCGCAGCTGCGCGCGGCGCTGCCGGCCACGCTGGACGTGGCGGTGGTGTCCGACCGCACGCAGACCATCCGCGATTCGGTGGCCGACGTGCAGTTCGAGATGCTGCTGGCCGTGGCGCTGGTGGTGATGGTGACCTTCGTGTTCCTGCGCAGCCTGACCGCGACGCTGATTCCCAGCGTGGTGGTGCCGCTGTCGCTGGTGGGCACCTTCGGCATCATGTACCTGGCCGGCTTCTCCATCAACAACCTGACGCTGATGGCGCTGACCATCGCCACCGGCTTCGTGGTGGACGACGCCATCGTCATGATCGAGAACATCGCCCGTCACATCGAAGAGGGCGAGACGCCGCTGCAGGCCGCGCTCAAGGGCGCGCAGCAGATCGGTTTCACGCTGATCTCGCTGACCTTCTCGCTGATCGCGGTGCTGATCCCGCTGCTGTTCATGACCGAGGTGGTGGGGCGGCTGTTCCGCGAATTCGCCATCACGCTGGCGGTGTCGATCCTGATTTCGCTGGTGGTGTCGCTGACGCTGACGCCGATGATGTGCGCGCGCCTGCTGCGCGCCGAATCCGAGCAGAAGCACGGGCGCTTTCACCAGGTCACCGGCGCCTTCATCGACCGCACCATCGCCGCCTACGACCGCATGCTGCAGAAGGTGCTGCGCCACCAGCCGCTGACGTTGCTGGTGGCCCTGGCCACTTTCGCGCTGACGGTGCTGTTGTACATCCTGGTTCCCAAGGGCTTTTTCCCGCAGCAGGATACCGGGCTGATCCAGGCCATCACGCAGGCGCCGCAGTCCATTTCGTTCACCGCCATGGCCGAGCGCCAGCAGGCGGCGGCGCGGCTGGCGCTGGAGGATCCGGACGTGCAGGCGGTGTCGTCCTTCATCGGCGTGGACGGCAGCAACGCCACCCTCAGCGCCGGCCGCATGCAGATCGCGCTCAAGCCGCAGGCCGAGCGCAACGGCGACCTGCGCACGGTCATGGCGCGGCTGCAGCAAGCCTTCGGCAAGCAGGACGGCCTGACCGTCTACATGCAGCCGGTGCAGGACCTGACCATCGAGGACCGCGTCAGCCGCACGCAGTACCAGATGACGCTGTCCAACCCGGACCTGAAGGTGCTGAGCGAATGGACGCCCAAGCTGATCGACCGGCTGCGCCAGGTGCCGGGCCTGAAGGACGTGACCGATGACCTGCAGGACGACGGCCTGCAGACCTGGGTCGAGATCGACCGCGACGCCGCCTCGCGCCTGGGCATCACCGCCTCCGTGGTGGACGAGGCGCTGTACGACGCTTTCGGCCAGCGCCTGATTTCGACCATCTTCACCCAGTCGAGCCAGTACCGCGTGGTGCTGGAGGTGCAGCCGCAGTTCCAGATGAACCCGGCCGCGCTGGGGCAGATCCACGTGCCGACCTCGACCGGCGCGCAGGTGCCGCTGTCGTCCATCGCCCGCATCACCGAGGGCAAGACGGTGCTGGCGGTGAACCGGCTGGACCAGTTCCCGATGGTGACGGTGTCGTTCAACCTGGCGCCGGGCGCGTCGCTGTCGGCCGCGGTCGAGGCAATCACCGCGGCCGAGGCCGAGATCGGCATGCCGGCCAGCGTCGAGACGCGCTTCCAGGGGGCGGCGCTGGCGTTCCAGAACTCGCTGTCGAGCACGCTGTGGCTGATCCTGGCGGCCATCGTCACCATGTACATCGTGCTGGGCGTGCTGTACGAAAGCTATATCCACCCGATCACCATCCTGTCGACGCTGCCGTCGGCCGGGGTGGGGGCGCTGCTGGCGCTGCTGATCAGCGGCACCGAGCTGGACATGATCGGCATCATCGGCATCATCCTGCTGATCGGCATCGTCAAGAAGAACGCCATCATGATGATCGACTTCGCGCTCGACGCCGAGCGCAAGCGCGGCCTGTCGCCGCGCGCGGCGATCCATGAGGCGGCGCTGCTGCGCTTCCGGCCGATCCTGATGACCACGCTGGCGGCGTTGTTCGGCGCGCTGCCGCTGATGCTGTCCACGGGCACCGGCGCCGAGCTGCGCCAGCCGCTGGGCCTGGTGATGGTGGGCGGCCTGCTGCTGAGCCAGGTGCTGACGCTGTTCACCACGCCCGTGATCTACCTGATGTTCGACCGCATGTCGCGGCGCTGGCGCGGCATGCGCGAGGCGCGCGCCGGGAGCGCGCCGTGA